Sequence from the Dysidea avara chromosome 5, odDysAvar1.4, whole genome shotgun sequence genome:
atttgtattagtgtacacacatttagatcTCTGGAGTCAGGACACGTAGGACATTTTAGAAGCGTCCAAAACAAGAGAGTTCTACTGTACAGTCAAAATAAGAGAAGTGGAACTCAGAaagtgcatgcttgtgtgtTTGTGAAAGTATGCATGTTTTATTACAGTGCATCTGATGAAAACATGTGTGTTTTAATCTAGGGAATTGGTGTACACGTCATGTGGCACACCAGAATACCTAGCACCAGAGGCTATTCTTGGAAAAGGGCATGGCAAGGCTGTGGACTGGTGGGCACTCGGGATACTAATATTTGAAATGTTGGTTGGGTAAGCAGCAAGTctacaatgtactgtacataatagTATCGACAATACTTGTGTTTAGTGATACTCCATTCGTTGACGAACATCCATTTCTTACTTACAAGAAAATTATCTCTTCTATACCAGATTCTCCTCTATATGTGGAATCCCCAGCAAAGTCAGTATAATAAGTTTCCAATGAGGTTACAACATGTTgattaattttgtgcttcatacTTTGCAGGGATATTGTGAAGAAACTGTTAACACATGATACAACAAAGCAACTGGGCTGCATGCAGGTATGCTGGCAGAGACAAATATTGATTTGACCAATTGTAGTAACCGTGACCTTTTGCTTTCAGAATGGAGTTGATGAAGTAAAAAACCATCAGTGGTTCAAGTCGATAGACTGGGATGAAATCCTAGGGAAAAAAGCAGAAGGTTTGTTGTTAATTTCTGTTATGCTTTTAAGTTATTCCCCTTTCCCTCCCATTTAGGCTCCAATTATTCCAAAACATGCTCACGGTGGTGACACTTGTAATTTCagtaaaagtaatttaaagaaaATGAGTGGTATCAACCCCCATGACGGAGGCCCAGGAAGCATTATTTAAAGATTTCTAGTCAAATAAATGGCTTTCTAGCAATCGTGACTACCTAACCAATTTCTGTATTTTATTCTAAGTGCTTCATGCTTTTTTTTGTACAATTGAAATGAATTGTATTGAAACTTTTGTTATACAATAATTAAAAACATAATAAACAGTTCATTGTAACGAAATGATCAACAACTTTTTGGCCAGTTTGTACTACCTGTAGTCCATTATGGCATCCATAGTCTCTCCATAATCAATGTTATTTGAGGGAGATAGCTTTATGGAGCCAGGGACATTCCAGGATGAGATGGCTCAATCTTCTGCTGCACACACCCACGGCCAGTTGCCTGTACAACAGTCTCCAGTACTTCAGGTGAACCAACTTCAAGCTGAGGTTTCTACAGTACATGACATCACTGAATCATGTCACGTTCAAAAGTGTAGGCAGTTATACATACCTGTGGATGCAAGTTAATTGGTGAAGCCTAATTCCAGCCCATGCAGTAGTCTGTTTCCTTTAGAGGAGTACAACCAAACGAGAGCTCAAGCTAGCTTCCTGACACATGAAGAATTTGAATGGGATTTAACAAGTCTTCTGTGCTGATTCAGGACAGTATCGGCATAGATGGTCAAAAATACATTTTTTGCATATGTCAAGACTAATGATGAAGTAAGTATTGGTAGTAACTTTAATGTTCACTTGTGTAGATTTGGGGCACTTGTTCGTCATTGGACTATGCATTTCAAGGCTAAGCATTCTTATTTCAAGCAGCTCTCTCACTCAGTGGGAAACTTTGTGAATATCACTCACTCTCTGGCCATTGAGACATCAACTTCTCCAGTGCTACTTTAATTTGGATACAGAAGAAATTCCAGAAAAGGAGAGTTTCTTGGAAGTTGGTTCAGGTATGGTGAAATCTAAATGGAATCAGTGTTATCCCTCAATTTCAAAACTCTGAGGCTATCCTAATAAGAGAGATGAGGGTTCTCTAATGGTATCATCAGCAATGCCAAAGTGTTCTGCTTCGCAGAGTATAGGCTTACAAGTAACAGGTTTTGGAGACCTTGTACaaagtgcatgcatatatacatgagtgtgtgtgtatgcgtgagtaggtgtgtgtgtctgcacgtgtgtgtatgtgtgtgcgtgcatgcgagtgtgtgtgttttgtgagCATGCAAGTTCAGTAGTGAATAGAGtgtgtattattattgttgtacaTATAGGGTCAGTAGTATCCACTTTTTAATGAGCAGTTTGATTTGACAACATTTAGTGGACCCTCTAATCATGATTTAACAATATCTACTGTGTACCGGTATGTTTTACATTTTTGTGATTACAAAAGTCTCAAGTATTTTCCTTTTATAGATGTAAATGGGCAAAATTCACACGGAAGAACACAAGATATCAAGTGGAGTCATCATTGAAGTTGTTCATGATGAACCTGTGGTTGGAATATTccatatagtttttttttacaTAGTCAATGGAGAAAGACTAACATTTTGTGTTGACTAGTACTGTTACCACACATTAAGTCTCATTGTTGAGCTTACATATTGCATAACCATTCCTTTTCTCAGTTCTAAACTCATTTCCCATTCTAGTTTATTTATACACAATTCAGTACATGTGCACACATCTTGTGTGCCTGAATTATCACAATGCATTGTAATTTTGTTGTATGTTCTTTGTGTTCTTGTGTGATTCGTTTTTGTACACTTTTGCTAAACGAACATGGAAATACCCAAGTTTCTTTGTACTACTATGCATTGTTGTTCAGTAAAAATTGGGTTACAAGATATAGCATCTACAAATGTCATGAAATAGCTATAGTTAACAATATTTTACAAGCACCTTTATACCTTGATTTGGTTA
This genomic interval carries:
- the LOC136255153 gene encoding cAMP-dependent protein kinase catalytic subunit PRKX-like, with product MLHSINLPSCLLDKCDAVLNFAELDIDLIIQELVYTSCGTPEYLAPEAILGKGHGKAVDWWALGILIFEMLVGDTPFVDEHPFLTYKKIISSIPDSPLYVESPAKDIVKKLLTHDTTKQLGCMQNGVDEVKNHQWFKSIDWDEILGKKAEGSNYSKTCSRW